In Planctomycetia bacterium, one DNA window encodes the following:
- a CDS encoding PilT/PilU family type 4a pilus ATPase gives MSSTPSTSPIDVLALLRNMEAMEASDLHLVAGHVPMYRVHGTLVPTGTTPITAEAVRAMLAAVAPAGALARLESATDVDFALSLPAAGAQTVAARFRVNVFTARGQIGACFRAIPTRLPSFEELGFPRDLAERIAALNSGLVLVTGVTGSGKTTTLAALIALLNQRGGHRILTIEDPIEYIHPPAPGSIVTQREVGADVASFYDGLRFGLRQDPDVILVGEIRDRDTAQLAISAAETGHLIFSTLHTADAKGAISRLVDLFPTEQHDDIRTQLSLSFQAVIAQHLLPGAQTGRRVLAMEVMLGSFAVRSAIRAGKTEQLDTAIQSGRKDGMFTLDAHLRHLLDENRIALDTARVHAKDPAEFGT, from the coding sequence ATGTCATCCACGCCGTCCACGTCGCCGATCGATGTCCTCGCGCTCTTGCGCAACATGGAGGCCATGGAGGCGTCGGACCTGCACCTTGTCGCCGGTCACGTACCGATGTATCGCGTCCACGGAACGCTCGTGCCGACCGGCACGACGCCGATCACGGCCGAGGCCGTTCGCGCGATGCTGGCGGCCGTCGCACCCGCCGGGGCGCTGGCGCGGCTGGAAAGTGCTACAGATGTTGATTTCGCGTTGTCGCTTCCCGCCGCGGGCGCGCAGACCGTCGCCGCGCGCTTTCGCGTCAACGTTTTCACCGCGCGCGGGCAGATCGGCGCATGCTTTCGCGCCATTCCGACGCGCCTGCCGAGCTTCGAGGAACTGGGCTTTCCGCGCGATCTGGCCGAACGCATCGCCGCCCTGAACAGCGGGCTGGTGCTCGTGACCGGCGTCACCGGCAGCGGCAAGACGACGACGCTCGCCGCCCTGATCGCGCTGCTCAATCAGCGCGGCGGCCATCGCATCCTCACCATTGAAGATCCCATTGAATACATTCACCCGCCCGCGCCGGGGTCCATTGTGACCCAGCGTGAAGTCGGCGCGGACGTCGCCTCGTTCTACGACGGCCTGCGCTTCGGTCTGCGCCAGGATCCGGACGTGATCCTCGTCGGCGAGATTCGCGATCGCGACACGGCGCAGCTCGCCATCTCCGCGGCCGAGACGGGGCATCTGATCTTCTCCACGCTGCACACCGCCGACGCAAAGGGCGCGATCTCGCGACTGGTCGATCTCTTCCCAACGGAGCAGCACGACGACATCCGCACGCAACTCTCGTTAAGCTTTCAGGCGGTGATCGCGCAGCACCTGTTGCCCGGCGCGCAGACCGGCCGTCGCGTGCTGGCGATGGAAGTCATGCTCGGCAGCTTCGCCGTGCGCAGCGCGATCCGCGCCGGAAAGACCGAGCAACTCGACACGGCGATTCAAAGCGGGCGAAAGGACGGCATGTTCACGCTCGATGCACACCTCCGCCACCTGCTTGATGAGAATCGCATTGCGCTGGACACGGCCCGCGTGCACGCGAAAGACCCGGCGGAGTTCGGCACGTAA
- a CDS encoding NADH-quinone oxidoreductase subunit N produces MQILAATPFWLPDVEQLQALAPLWSLAASIVAVLLAALVFGRTGRVSATTAAIGAAVTAYICYSGFTSRAGSFAGMSPDASKPMLVVDQFSYFFIFLSSAFLLLIIGMWWIGQWSAQPGSMSSADDAPEYFTLLLGSAFGMALMVCTTNLLMIVLAVESASLPSYGLAGFRKKNRLSAEASMKYVLFGAVTSAMMIYGASLLYGQYHTLDLAKIGAEISTGGASVLMGTAIIAFLAGVAFKVSAVPFHFWCPDVFEGASIEITTWLSVASKAAGLGLMLRVISVLTSSTASPAVLATVSQAVAIMAAVTCTVGNFSAFWQTNLKRLLAFSSIAHAGYMLMAVAILWRPTLNEAGAVHPAFSAIVAYTLVYVLMNLGAFGIVAMVGWATGKETLDGFAGLGWRNPLLGVVMTICLFSLVGLPPFGGFVAKYYLLVALFEAKLYWLIFVAVFNTLISLYYYARVAYAMYFVSSDEPPIRTPALGRLAVVACALGIVLTGTLYAGGLIGFAENRSRDLYRVVQPTATAAIFPSPDAARAEARGSLGD; encoded by the coding sequence GTGCAGATTCTTGCGGCAACACCATTCTGGCTGCCCGATGTGGAGCAGCTTCAGGCGCTGGCCCCGTTGTGGAGTCTCGCCGCGTCCATTGTCGCCGTGCTGCTGGCGGCGCTGGTCTTCGGGCGCACCGGGCGCGTCTCGGCAACCACTGCGGCGATCGGAGCCGCCGTCACGGCGTACATCTGCTACAGCGGGTTTACCTCGCGCGCCGGCAGTTTCGCGGGCATGTCACCGGACGCGAGCAAGCCGATGCTCGTGGTCGATCAGTTCAGTTACTTCTTTATCTTCCTGTCCAGCGCGTTTCTGCTGCTCATCATCGGCATGTGGTGGATCGGGCAGTGGTCGGCCCAGCCCGGCTCGATGTCGTCCGCGGACGATGCGCCGGAATACTTTACCCTGCTGCTGGGCAGCGCCTTCGGCATGGCGCTCATGGTCTGCACGACGAACCTGCTGATGATCGTGCTCGCCGTCGAATCGGCGTCGCTCCCGTCCTACGGGCTGGCCGGCTTTCGAAAGAAGAACCGGCTCTCGGCCGAGGCGTCGATGAAATACGTGCTCTTCGGCGCGGTGACCAGCGCCATGATGATCTACGGCGCGTCGCTTCTGTACGGACAGTACCACACACTGGACCTCGCGAAGATCGGCGCGGAGATTTCCACCGGCGGCGCGAGCGTGCTGATGGGAACGGCGATCATCGCATTTCTCGCGGGGGTCGCGTTCAAAGTCTCGGCCGTGCCGTTCCATTTCTGGTGCCCGGACGTATTCGAGGGCGCGTCGATTGAAATCACCACGTGGTTGAGCGTCGCGAGCAAAGCGGCCGGTCTGGGCCTGATGCTCCGCGTCATCTCGGTGCTGACCTCCTCCACCGCCTCGCCCGCGGTGCTCGCGACCGTCTCGCAGGCCGTCGCGATCATGGCCGCCGTCACCTGCACCGTCGGTAACTTCTCCGCCTTCTGGCAGACCAATCTCAAGCGGCTGCTGGCGTTCAGCTCCATCGCTCACGCGGGGTACATGCTGATGGCCGTGGCGATTCTCTGGCGGCCGACGCTGAACGAGGCGGGCGCGGTGCATCCGGCATTCAGCGCGATCGTCGCCTACACGCTGGTGTACGTGCTGATGAACCTCGGCGCGTTCGGCATCGTCGCGATGGTCGGCTGGGCCACGGGCAAGGAGACGCTCGACGGCTTCGCCGGGCTGGGGTGGCGCAATCCGCTGCTGGGCGTCGTGATGACGATCTGCCTGTTCAGCCTCGTGGGCCTGCCGCCGTTCGGAGGATTCGTCGCCAAGTATTACCTGCTCGTGGCGCTGTTCGAGGCGAAGCTGTACTGGTTGATCTTCGTCGCCGTGTTCAACACGCTGATCAGTCTGTACTACTACGCGCGCGTGGCGTATGCGATGTATTTCGTATCTAGCGACGAGCCGCCGATCCGTACGCCGGCGCTCGGCAGGCTTGCCGTGGTGGCGTGTGCGCTGGGCATCGTGCTGACCGGCACGCTGTACGCCGGCGGGTTGATCGGTTTCGCCGAGAACCGCTCGCGCGATCTGTATCGCGTGGTGCAGCCGACGGCGACCGCGGCGATCTTCCCGTCGCCCGACGCCGCGCGGGCTGAAGCCCGCGGCTCACTTGGCGATTGA
- a CDS encoding LemA family protein, with amino-acid sequence MWIAIGAAVVFVGWFVLTYNSLVALRNRVKNAWSQIDVQLKRRHDLIPNLVETVKGYAGHEKSALEGVTRARAAATSAQGIGASARAEGELSQALSRLLMVAEQYPDLKANTNFLALQEELASTENRIGFSRQHFNDSVMGYNNKVQSFPANIVAGMFNFEQEEFFELDNAAAREAPKVSFS; translated from the coding sequence ATCTGGATCGCAATCGGCGCGGCGGTGGTGTTCGTGGGCTGGTTCGTGCTGACGTACAACTCGCTCGTGGCGCTGCGCAACCGCGTGAAGAACGCCTGGTCGCAGATCGACGTGCAGCTCAAGCGGCGGCACGATTTGATCCCCAATCTTGTGGAGACGGTCAAAGGCTACGCTGGGCACGAAAAATCGGCGCTGGAAGGCGTGACGCGGGCGCGGGCGGCCGCCACCAGTGCGCAGGGCATCGGCGCGTCGGCGCGTGCCGAGGGCGAGTTGAGCCAGGCCCTGTCCCGCCTGTTGATGGTCGCCGAGCAGTATCCTGACTTGAAGGCGAATACGAACTTCCTCGCGCTCCAGGAGGAGCTGGCCTCGACCGAGAATCGAATCGGCTTCTCGCGGCAGCACTTCAACGACAGCGTGATGGGCTACAACAACAAGGTGCAGTCCTTCCCGGCGAACATCGTCGCGGGGATGTTCAACTTCGAGCAGGAGGAGTTCTTCGAGCTGGACAACGCCGCCGCGCGCGAGGCGCCGAAGGTCAGCTTCTCCTGA
- a CDS encoding NADH-quinone oxidoreductase subunit M: protein MLTWLIFLPLIGAGLVLIAPARQARMIAWVFTFAVFLLSCSLFGPFLSGDAFQGDYGTLQFEHKVSWIHVGGFEINWHVGLDGLSFPLVILTTLITWLACWAGWNFDHWHNNRSPKGYFSLFLLLETGVLGTFGAIDFFLFYIFWEVMLLPMYFLIGVWGGPRKEYAAIKFFLYTLAGSVLMLVALLAMYFMSADANGGAGTFNLIDYATKPAIHELFNGANTTFLGWNFGQAMFIMLFIGFMIKVPLFPFHTWLPDAHVEAPTPISMILAGILLKLGSYGFLRICYPIFPEAGQTLAWYVAMLGLINIIYGAFCCLAQTDFKRLVAYSSISHMGYVVLGCAIMTTTGFQGAMFQMLAHGISSPMCFFLVGVIYDRAHHRDLNRFGGLWLAMPRYGSLATLGFFASLGLPSLCGFIGEIWVLLGTYSAPYSWAKPMAFAAAFGVVLTAGYILWMIQRVYLGKKREEYASFPDADARETAILFPMAVLAIFLGVLPKYTFDLMNGTIDKVVGLFN from the coding sequence CTGTTGACGTGGCTGATCTTTCTACCGTTGATCGGCGCCGGTCTGGTGCTGATCGCCCCGGCGCGGCAGGCACGGATGATCGCGTGGGTGTTTACCTTCGCGGTGTTTCTGCTGTCGTGCAGCCTGTTTGGGCCGTTCCTGTCGGGCGACGCTTTCCAGGGCGACTACGGCACGCTTCAATTCGAGCACAAAGTCTCGTGGATTCACGTCGGCGGCTTTGAGATCAACTGGCACGTGGGGCTCGACGGCCTCTCCTTCCCGCTGGTCATCCTCACGACGCTCATCACGTGGCTGGCCTGCTGGGCCGGCTGGAACTTCGACCATTGGCACAACAATCGCAGCCCCAAGGGTTACTTTTCGCTGTTCCTGCTGCTGGAGACCGGCGTGCTGGGTACGTTCGGCGCGATCGACTTCTTCCTGTTCTACATCTTCTGGGAAGTCATGCTGCTGCCCATGTACTTCCTGATCGGTGTGTGGGGCGGGCCGCGGAAGGAATACGCCGCGATCAAGTTCTTCCTGTACACGCTGGCCGGCTCGGTGCTGATGCTCGTCGCCCTGCTGGCGATGTACTTCATGAGCGCCGACGCCAACGGCGGCGCGGGCACCTTCAATCTCATCGATTACGCGACCAAGCCCGCCATTCACGAACTCTTCAACGGCGCGAACACCACCTTCCTCGGCTGGAACTTCGGCCAGGCGATGTTCATTATGCTGTTCATCGGGTTCATGATTAAGGTGCCGCTGTTCCCCTTCCACACGTGGTTGCCCGACGCCCACGTCGAAGCGCCGACGCCGATCTCGATGATCCTGGCCGGCATTCTGCTGAAGCTCGGATCGTATGGCTTCCTCCGGATCTGCTACCCGATCTTTCCCGAGGCAGGCCAGACCCTGGCGTGGTACGTCGCCATGCTCGGCCTGATCAACATCATCTACGGCGCATTCTGCTGCCTGGCGCAGACCGACTTCAAGCGGCTCGTCGCCTACAGCTCGATCAGCCACATGGGCTACGTCGTGCTGGGCTGTGCCATCATGACGACAACTGGTTTCCAGGGCGCCATGTTCCAGATGCTGGCCCACGGCATCAGCAGCCCGATGTGCTTCTTTCTCGTCGGCGTGATTTACGACCGGGCGCACCATCGCGACCTCAATCGCTTCGGCGGCCTGTGGCTGGCCATGCCGCGTTACGGTTCGCTGGCCACGCTGGGCTTCTTTGCGTCGCTTGGCCTGCCGTCGTTGTGCGGCTTCATCGGTGAAATCTGGGTCCTGCTCGGTACGTATAGCGCGCCCTACTCCTGGGCCAAGCCGATGGCGTTCGCCGCGGCCTTCGGCGTGGTCCTGACCGCCGGTTACATCCTCTGGATGATTCAACGGGTTTACCTCGGCAAGAAGCGCGAGGAGTACGCATCGTTCCCCGATGCCGACGCACGGGAGACGGCGATCCTCTTCCCGATGGCCGTGCTGGCGATTTTCCTCGGCGTGCTGCCGAAGTACACCTTTGACCTCATGAACGGCACGATCGACAAAGTCGTCGGCCTGTTTAACTAG
- a CDS encoding zf-TFIIB domain-containing protein, translating into MKRCSMCPVCKNPMLILELDGVEVDHCPTCLGTWLDAGELESLLSSDENGAIASLTSAMQTAERLGKSRERQCPRCRRKLEARRVRDANVTIDTCPRGDGLWLDHGELAALVRAFASTDGGTTGFLGTLFERELQDRAKGDNA; encoded by the coding sequence GTGAAGAGGTGCTCCATGTGCCCGGTCTGCAAGAACCCGATGCTGATCCTCGAACTCGACGGCGTCGAGGTTGATCACTGCCCGACCTGCCTCGGTACCTGGCTCGACGCCGGCGAACTGGAGTCCCTGCTGTCGTCCGACGAGAACGGCGCGATCGCGTCGCTCACGTCGGCCATGCAGACGGCCGAGCGCCTGGGCAAGTCGCGCGAGCGGCAGTGCCCCCGGTGCCGTCGCAAGCTGGAGGCTCGGCGCGTCCGCGATGCGAATGTGACCATCGACACCTGCCCGCGCGGCGACGGGCTGTGGCTGGATCACGGCGAACTGGCGGCGCTGGTGCGCGCGTTTGCCTCGACGGACGGCGGCACAACGGGGTTTCTCGGAACGCTTTTTGAGCGCGAATTGCAGGATCGCGCGAAAGGAGACAATGCGTAA